From one Oscillatoria sp. FACHB-1407 genomic stretch:
- a CDS encoding transposase, translating into MSKGLDLRLLEEVADLEARGDRSVDTQPSSWHFGHNRPPNPGVAFGQRRSHRPKNNLPNAAPQPPRLTKGSVGAIVLNFKSITTRRINQLRKMSGVPLWQRDYYDRIIRDEEALLFIRQYIQNNPLAWSKTHYIPTTHRMGNRIEVLAFHIARR; encoded by the coding sequence GTGAGTAAGGGTTTAGATCTGCGACTTCTTGAAGAAGTCGCAGATCTGGAGGCAAGGGGCGATCGCTCCGTAGATACCCAACCATCGTCATGGCATTTCGGTCATAACCGACCACCCAATCCGGGTGTGGCATTCGGACAGAGGCGATCGCACAGACCCAAAAACAATTTGCCAAATGCCGCACCCCAACCACCCCGATTAACCAAAGGATCAGTAGGGGCGATCGTTCTCAATTTCAAATCGATTACAACGCGACGAATCAATCAACTACGTAAAATGAGCGGCGTTCCCCTATGGCAACGCGACTATTACGATCGCATCATCCGTGACGAAGAAGCCTTACTATTCATTCGGCAATACATTCAAAACAATCCCCTCGCATGGAGCAAGACCCATTACATCCCGACAACTCATCGGATGGGTAACAGAATTGAGGTTCTCGCCTTCCATATTGCGCGACGCTGA
- a CDS encoding MBL fold metallo-hydrolase, which produces MQHLRQWIVGLVIALVTLLGIVSVQPKISAQTPSELTLDVAGVQVEEIANGVYSFISSTDFPPADPERVAICNATVVIGSEGVLVLDPFQNEALANLLFSTVATLTDQPIRYVVNTHYHFDHSGGNAAVKAQGFPILGRGLIREFMLTRNREMDPNVTPPDVVVNGKQEIWLGDRQVQLMEFDGHSGGTDMVAYIPDADVLVAGDLLFSQRIPYLGDGNIRLWQENLDKLISSYGTAKAVPGHGPMGDRTTLVTQKTYLADLEALAVGWREAGLSQEEAIAQTTVPAAYADYLFQGLFPNNLEVAYQQIVLGQDDAASIQQYFAAQPPQLKAL; this is translated from the coding sequence ATGCAACACCTTCGCCAATGGATTGTAGGGCTGGTCATCGCTCTAGTCACACTGCTTGGAATTGTGAGCGTACAACCCAAAATCTCTGCCCAAACCCCATCCGAGTTAACCCTGGATGTCGCAGGAGTGCAGGTAGAAGAAATTGCCAATGGGGTCTACAGTTTCATCTCCAGCACGGATTTTCCCCCTGCCGATCCAGAAAGGGTCGCGATTTGTAATGCCACCGTTGTGATTGGATCAGAGGGTGTTCTGGTGTTAGATCCATTCCAGAACGAAGCTCTTGCCAACCTTCTCTTTTCCACAGTAGCAACCCTCACCGACCAACCCATTCGATACGTTGTCAATACCCACTACCACTTTGACCACTCCGGTGGAAACGCCGCCGTCAAAGCTCAAGGATTTCCAATCCTGGGACGGGGGTTGATTCGGGAGTTTATGCTCACCCGCAACCGAGAAATGGATCCGAATGTCACTCCTCCAGACGTCGTGGTGAATGGTAAGCAGGAAATTTGGCTGGGCGATCGCCAGGTGCAGTTGATGGAGTTTGATGGTCATTCCGGTGGCACGGATATGGTGGCGTACATTCCCGATGCCGATGTGCTGGTAGCAGGAGACTTGCTCTTTTCTCAGCGAATTCCCTATCTGGGAGATGGCAATATTCGGCTGTGGCAAGAAAACCTGGATAAGCTGATCAGCAGCTATGGAACGGCGAAAGCTGTGCCGGGACATGGACCCATGGGCGATCGCACCACTCTCGTGACCCAGAAGACCTATCTCGCTGACCTGGAAGCTCTGGCTGTGGGGTGGCGAGAAGCAGGGTTGTCTCAGGAGGAAGCCATTGCTCAAACCACGGTTCCTGCTGCTTATGCAGATTATCTGTTTCAGGGGCTATTTCCTAACAATTTAGAGGTTGCTTATCAGCAGATTGTTTTGGGACAGGATGATGCAGCGTCGATTCAACAATACTTCGCGGCTCAACCGCCGCAATTGAAAGCTCTCTAA
- a CDS encoding ABC transporter substrate-binding protein codes for MKAKYWWSAILTLFAVVVVSCTNQATTSTDTATANTSINMCYSGISGTQIVTWYAQDKGLFEKHSVKVSLSSIEGGSDATTAVLTGNTEVCQIAGSAVVNAVVAGEDLVFVGGIINTYPYSLMVTPNIKTAEDLRGKALAVSKPGSASDAAIREILRTLNLKPDEDVTILAVGGQGERLAAMETGQVVGTVVSVPETIEAKEKGYQVLVEMSKLDIPYQHTGIVTTRTYIESNRAVVSGVMKAVTEAIALMQTDKSGTMEVMAKYMLLDPQEDEPSLVEAYDVLVQNYLPQIPYPSVEGIQTLLTQLEAENANAANTKPEDVVDLTIVKELETNGFIAGLYNNPQ; via the coding sequence ATGAAAGCAAAATACTGGTGGTCTGCAATTCTGACACTCTTTGCTGTTGTAGTCGTATCTTGCACAAATCAAGCTACTACTTCAACTGACACTGCTACTGCAAATACATCTATTAATATGTGCTACAGCGGCATTTCAGGAACTCAAATTGTGACCTGGTACGCTCAGGACAAAGGGCTATTTGAAAAGCACAGTGTCAAGGTGAGCCTGTCATCCATTGAAGGGGGGTCAGATGCGACTACTGCCGTGCTGACTGGCAATACGGAAGTTTGCCAAATTGCAGGCTCAGCAGTCGTAAATGCGGTCGTTGCGGGTGAAGATTTAGTGTTTGTCGGAGGAATCATCAATACCTATCCCTATTCACTCATGGTGACCCCCAACATTAAGACAGCTGAAGATCTGAGGGGCAAAGCCTTAGCTGTGAGTAAGCCCGGAAGTGCTTCCGATGCAGCAATTCGTGAGATTTTGAGGACGCTGAACTTAAAGCCCGATGAAGATGTCACGATTTTGGCGGTTGGTGGACAGGGAGAACGATTAGCCGCTATGGAAACAGGGCAAGTTGTGGGTACGGTAGTATCCGTCCCTGAAACAATCGAAGCCAAGGAAAAGGGGTATCAAGTTTTAGTTGAGATGTCTAAACTTGATATTCCCTATCAACACACTGGAATCGTGACGACCCGGACGTATATTGAGTCAAACCGAGCGGTTGTTTCAGGTGTAATGAAAGCAGTTACTGAGGCGATCGCCCTGATGCAAACCGATAAATCTGGCACGATGGAAGTGATGGCAAAATATATGCTGCTTGACCCTCAAGAAGATGAGCCATCCCTGGTAGAAGCTTACGACGTTTTAGTGCAAAACTACCTGCCTCAGATACCCTATCCCAGTGTTGAAGGCATTCAGACCCTGCTGACGCAGTTAGAAGCTGAAAATGCCAACGCTGCGAATACAAAGCCAGAGGATGTAGTGGATTTGACGATTGTGAAAGAATTGGAAACCAACGGTTTTATCGCAGGCTTGTATAACAATCCCCAATAG
- a CDS encoding cadmium resistance transporter: MGWITQAVITGTTAFIATNIDDIVILMLFFAQVNTTFRPRHIIIGQYLGFAVLILASLPGFFGGLLIPREWIGLLGFLPIAIGLKQWFSPDDDDAVKTVSDELMHPTEKSSLSFNLAKVLAPQSYSVAAVTIANGGDNIGIYIPLFANSNLTVLGITLIVFFVLIAVWCAVAYRLAHFPAIAHVLTRHGHAIVPFVLIGLGIFILVESKTYRLLNWS, encoded by the coding sequence ATGGGCTGGATTACACAAGCTGTCATTACCGGAACAACTGCCTTTATTGCTACCAATATTGATGACATCGTTATCCTGATGTTGTTTTTTGCTCAGGTCAACACCACATTTCGCCCCCGACACATCATTATTGGTCAATACCTCGGATTTGCGGTTTTAATTCTGGCGAGTTTGCCGGGTTTCTTTGGAGGGTTGTTGATTCCGCGAGAATGGATTGGATTATTAGGCTTTTTGCCGATCGCCATTGGATTAAAGCAGTGGTTCAGTCCAGATGACGATGATGCAGTAAAAACCGTATCCGACGAGCTAATGCATCCCACCGAAAAGTCATCCCTCTCCTTCAATTTGGCAAAGGTGCTGGCTCCTCAAAGCTATAGTGTGGCAGCAGTTACTATTGCCAATGGTGGAGACAATATTGGTATATACATTCCACTTTTTGCCAACTCTAACTTAACAGTGTTAGGTATAACACTGATTGTTTTTTTTGTGTTAATTGCTGTGTGGTGTGCTGTTGCCTATCGACTCGCCCACTTCCCAGCGATCGCTCATGTGTTAACTCGACATGGTCATGCGATCGTACCATTTGTGTTAATCGGCTTGGGTATTTTCATTCTGGTGGAAAGTAAAACCTATCGACTTCTGAATTGGAGTTAA
- a CDS encoding class I SAM-dependent methyltransferase, with protein MDTISRFSTKAEKYIRYRWDYVPDAIATIVDRCQLTAESAVADVGSGTGMVSQHFVERVKQVFAIEPSDEMRAIAAEQLGHYPSFFNINGLSEATTLPDQSVDLIVVGRAIHWFQPTQTRQEFLRILKPGGWLAILQNPCTDQALLKVFKALRVEENGWAVKADKFERERVPLSFYYGHENVLRLAFPSFRDETWEEFLGRLSSLSPAPNEDHPLYQTFVSCVRSMFEQFCSGDRITVSFETELHLGQMQDSTQG; from the coding sequence ATGGATACCATTAGCCGATTTTCAACAAAAGCAGAGAAATACATTCGCTATCGCTGGGATTATGTCCCCGATGCGATCGCTACGATTGTTGACAGATGTCAACTGACAGCAGAATCGGCTGTGGCTGATGTGGGGTCGGGTACGGGCATGGTGAGCCAACACTTTGTAGAGCGGGTCAAGCAGGTGTTTGCCATTGAACCGAGTGATGAAATGAGGGCGATCGCCGCTGAACAGTTGGGGCATTATCCAAGCTTTTTCAACATCAACGGTTTATCAGAAGCAACCACCTTACCCGACCAATCCGTTGATTTAATTGTCGTAGGGCGAGCGATTCACTGGTTTCAACCGACTCAAACCCGCCAGGAGTTTTTGCGAATTCTCAAACCGGGAGGATGGCTCGCTATTCTGCAAAATCCGTGTACGGATCAGGCATTGCTGAAGGTGTTTAAAGCGTTACGGGTCGAAGAAAATGGGTGGGCTGTCAAGGCAGACAAATTTGAGCGAGAACGGGTGCCACTGAGTTTCTATTATGGGCATGAAAACGTTTTGAGATTAGCCTTTCCCAGCTTTAGAGATGAGACATGGGAAGAGTTTTTAGGGCGATTGTCGTCACTGTCGCCTGCACCAAACGAGGATCATCCCCTATATCAAACGTTTGTCAGTTGCGTCAGGAGTATGTTTGAGCAGTTTTGCTCTGGCGATCGCATTACAGTTTCTTTTGAGACGGAGTTGCATCTCGGACAAATGCAGGATTCTACTCAAGGGTAG
- a CDS encoding alpha/beta fold hydrolase: MMTQTHTFIGFAKDEIERSIAHRFRYVVNRFPDHIAIQSDRHQLTYTEFHHNANQIAHAILRQRGQGEEPIALLLEHDAAMMTAMLGTLISGKAYVALDPSYPQFRLSQILSDLQGELILTNSQNLALAQELVSTQTTYQILNIDELDTEISDEVDVPINGDTLAGIFYTSGSTGKAKGVARPHREILHRIWLETNDYKIHTGDKISLLYSCSFGASISDIFNALLNGATLCLYNVKGAGLDTLVNWLTHEGITIFHLPVMLFQQLLDWLTGEETFPKLRQIIPSGKLFRRDVERFRRYFPEDCILIQRLSSTETGMIRRFIIDRHTEINSPVVPVGYAIEDKEVYLVDETGQPVDINEVGEIVVKSRYLSAGYWRNPELTRQKFLPSPTGDGTQIYFTRDLGRLRPDGCLEFLGRKDFMLKIRGYRVEPSEIEVALLELGSIKQAVVVAQPDANGEQQLVAYFIPQAEPAPSTTRLRRALTQTLPDYMVPLVFVALTEMPLTASGKIDRAGLPPVDWTQRHLDTSLVAPTTSLEEKLTVIWRTLLKLEQVGIHDNFFDLGGHSLLAVQLLSDIKQQLGYDLPVATLLQAPTIAELAVLLEQGTRSPWMALVPVQPNGTKPSLFFHGGAADALKWSGVARLLGSDQPFYAFQRPDLDGKPVTQTTVEALAAHCIEEMRTVQPHGPYFIGGHCFGGVVAFEIAHQLLAQGEAIALFVLIDSYAPKPLPTSSWFRLQNSVHKTLFELQKSYYYHGNLRGLRQLPERINTVLKRKLQQRDRQTVLTETSNPQPETKQHRAEASSAPHLTTNLGETLSHEMRYIRAEAINRTAKAQYRPKVYPGSIVLLRATRQVRAWHFGSALGWHDLTSQAIDTIQIPGFFGNLFNYKALPKVASALKQVLETAQNNSASGASSD; this comes from the coding sequence ATGATGACTCAAACTCATACCTTCATTGGTTTTGCCAAAGATGAAATTGAGCGATCGATTGCCCATCGCTTCAGATATGTGGTCAACCGATTTCCTGACCATATCGCCATTCAGAGCGATCGCCACCAACTGACCTACACTGAGTTTCATCACAACGCCAATCAAATCGCTCATGCCATTTTGCGTCAACGAGGACAAGGTGAGGAACCGATTGCCCTGTTATTAGAGCATGATGCGGCGATGATGACTGCAATGCTCGGTACACTGATATCGGGCAAAGCCTATGTTGCGTTAGACCCGTCCTATCCACAATTCCGGTTAAGTCAAATCTTGAGTGATTTGCAGGGTGAATTAATTCTCACAAATAGCCAAAATCTCGCTCTGGCACAGGAATTAGTATCCACACAAACCACTTATCAAATTCTCAACATTGACGAACTGGATACAGAGATTTCTGATGAGGTTGATGTACCGATTAACGGTGATACCCTCGCGGGAATTTTTTATACCTCCGGCTCAACGGGAAAAGCAAAAGGGGTTGCTCGTCCCCATCGCGAAATTCTACATCGCATCTGGTTGGAAACCAACGACTACAAAATTCACACAGGCGATAAAATTTCGCTTCTGTATTCTTGCAGTTTTGGGGCTTCTATCTCTGATATTTTTAATGCTCTTTTAAATGGAGCAACATTGTGTTTGTATAACGTTAAAGGGGCAGGGCTAGATACTTTAGTAAATTGGCTCACGCATGAGGGAATTACCATATTTCATCTTCCGGTGATGCTATTTCAACAGTTATTGGATTGGTTAACAGGTGAAGAAACATTTCCCAAGTTACGCCAGATCATTCCATCGGGTAAGTTATTCAGGCGCGATGTAGAGCGGTTTAGACGCTACTTTCCAGAAGACTGCATCCTCATCCAACGGCTCTCTTCAACCGAAACAGGCATGATTCGCCGTTTTATCATCGATCGCCACACGGAAATTAATAGCCCTGTCGTCCCAGTTGGTTACGCCATTGAAGATAAAGAGGTTTATTTAGTAGATGAGACAGGTCAACCCGTTGACATCAATGAAGTAGGAGAAATTGTCGTTAAAAGTCGTTATCTTTCAGCGGGATACTGGCGCAACCCCGAGTTAACTCGTCAGAAGTTTTTACCCAGTCCCACTGGAGATGGAACACAAATCTATTTCACCCGCGATTTGGGTCGCCTGCGTCCCGATGGTTGTCTGGAGTTTTTAGGGCGCAAAGACTTTATGCTCAAAATTCGAGGCTATCGGGTTGAGCCATCCGAGATTGAAGTCGCTTTGTTAGAGCTTGGTTCGATAAAACAGGCTGTGGTTGTTGCTCAACCAGATGCCAATGGCGAACAGCAATTGGTTGCTTATTTTATTCCTCAGGCAGAGCCTGCCCCCTCAACCACCCGCCTACGACGAGCACTCACTCAGACGCTGCCAGATTACATGGTTCCTCTGGTGTTTGTTGCGCTAACCGAGATGCCCCTGACCGCTAGCGGCAAAATCGATCGCGCTGGACTGCCCCCAGTGGATTGGACACAACGCCATCTGGATACATCATTGGTTGCTCCTACAACATCATTAGAAGAAAAATTAACCGTCATCTGGCGCACGTTGTTGAAATTAGAACAAGTAGGAATTCATGACAATTTCTTTGATTTAGGAGGGCATTCCCTTCTGGCGGTACAACTGTTGAGCGATATCAAACAGCAGTTGGGCTATGACCTCCCCGTCGCAACACTATTACAGGCTCCCACCATTGCTGAATTGGCAGTCCTTTTGGAACAAGGGACGCGATCGCCCTGGATGGCTCTTGTCCCTGTACAACCTAACGGCACCAAACCTTCTTTATTCTTTCATGGCGGTGCAGCGGATGCTCTGAAATGGTCTGGCGTAGCTCGTTTGCTGGGATCTGATCAACCCTTTTATGCCTTTCAACGCCCTGACTTAGATGGCAAACCCGTCACTCAAACCACGGTTGAGGCGTTAGCGGCTCACTGTATTGAAGAGATGCGTACGGTTCAACCCCACGGACCTTACTTCATTGGGGGACACTGTTTTGGCGGAGTGGTTGCCTTTGAAATAGCTCATCAATTGCTTGCTCAAGGTGAAGCGATCGCTCTTTTTGTCTTAATCGATTCCTACGCTCCTAAACCACTGCCCACCTCCTCCTGGTTTAGGCTACAAAATTCAGTCCATAAAACGCTGTTTGAACTGCAAAAATCCTACTACTACCACGGCAATCTGAGAGGATTGCGTCAATTGCCAGAGAGGATTAATACAGTGTTGAAACGAAAATTGCAGCAGCGCGATCGCCAAACAGTTTTAACTGAAACCAGCAATCCTCAACCTGAAACCAAACAACATCGTGCGGAGGCATCCAGCGCACCTCACCTAACTACCAATCTGGGAGAGACGCTCTCCCACGAAATGCGATACATTCGGGCGGAGGCAATTAATCGAACCGCTAAAGCTCAATACAGACCTAAAGTTTACCCTGGTTCCATCGTACTTTTGCGGGCAACTCGACAAGTCCGAGCATGGCATTTTGGCTCTGCTCTGGGTTGGCATGATTTGACCAGCCAAGCCATTGATACTATTCAAATTCCGGGTTTCTTTGGCAACCTATTTAACTACAAAGCGTTGCCGAAAGTGGCATCTGCCCTCAAACAAGTGTTAGAGACAGCCCAAAACAACTCAGCATCAGGTGCATCTAGTGATTGA